The genomic segment cccccccccccccccccgcctcgttcttttatttacaaatgaGTAAACACCCATACTGAGATGTGGGTAAGTCTTAGGAGTCACACCACGGTTTTGCTTCTGGGTGTCAAGACAGAGTCACTTAGGCTTTCTGTACACAGTACCCCAAAATTACAGTAGTAatctacatttaaaatgcaaaaagtctAGACAATCAGCAAGTCCTTTCCCCAAAGCCTGCTGGACAGTGTATGGGACTCAGCATGCCCACGTAGCAGTGGGACATAGCATGTTCAGTTCCTGGGGCATTACTGTCAAAAGTGACCACACCTAATCAAAGCAAAGGACCGTCTGGCCTGTGAACCTGTTATCTGCTATGAGAAAGGTATAAAAACATGCATGTGGTTGTACTTTCCCCCAAGAATActctcctgcctccagcagtTTGCAGAACCATGTCTTCACCCGTTCTCAGGATCCCAGGCCTAAGCAAGCAGGAGGTATATTTGATGCATTTTACACATAATATCTCTAgccagatattaaaaaaaaaaaaaaaaagtaaaataaaggtcaaaatattttcttacagatAGGTACAGAAGTATCTGCACTGCTTTATTTACACATTCTTTAGTGAGAATCTCTTTTAGAAAATCAGCTTAGGGTATAATACTGAGCACCTACACAATTGTAGCTATCGTGCAATGGTCTTTCggtatattttgtctttttgtgttACACTAAACACTTGCCTGATCTCAGCCACGCACaagctgacatttaaaatgccatcaatatatttatttgccAGAATCTTCCCTCTATGTAACACTTGAGTGCTCATtgtggaaaggaaggaagactAAATCCCCATGTATGAGAAAAATAGATTCTCCTTCAAACAGCTGATGAATGAATGGGCACAAAACAAAGGgaacaggagagaggagtgtCACCATTGCAGGGACAGCCAGCTGCACTGACATCGCCCCACATCATGCCCCAGTGCCTACAGCAAGGACTCGGGCCCCCCTTCCCTACCCACGGGGATCTCAGCATCTCTGAAGCAGCTCCCTTTCCTCAAAGAAGAGCTCTCTTGATGGCTGTTGAACTGATAAACTCGTCGTTTAAACAAGCGATGGAGCTTCTCCTGGAACTGGTTCCCAATAAAGCAGTACAGCAAAGGGTTGATGCAGCTGTTGGCGAATGCCATGCAGATGCCGAACGGCAGCGCTGTGTCGATGATCCCTGTCACGTCACAGTTGTTAATGATGTTCATATGAGCCAAGGCATCCAAAAACGTTAAAATGTGGAATGGGAGCCAGGAAATTAAGAAGGCCGCAACAACAGCAGCCACCAGCTTCAGGACTTTGTCCctcttctgcttgtttttcccGAACTCCCGTGCTTTGAGCAAGTGCCTCCTGATCCAGATGTAGCACGTGGTGATTACTGTCAAGGGAATGAAGAAGCCGAGTGCATTTTTCAGGAAGGCTGTTGCCACAGACCATTTTGCATAATTCTCATGAGGAAAGGCCATAATGCAAGCATTGACCCCCAAGCTTTCAATGTAGTGAGTGTCACGGAAATAAAAAGTTGGGAGGGAGGACAAACAGGCAAGGCCCCACACAACCAATGCTATAAAATAAGCTTGTTGTGGAGTTCTTCTTTGAGAGCGAATAGGATGGACAATAGCGTGGTACCGGTCCACGCTCATgcatgtaatgaaaaatatacttGCAAACATGTTCAAGCACAGGACAGAACTGGAGATTTTGCACATGAGAGACCCAAAGAGCCAGTTGTACCCCTGCGCGTAGTAGGTAGCCCAGAAGGGAAGGGTGGCAAGGCACAGCAAATCTGCCATGGCCAGGTTGAAAATGTAGATATTAGCGACTGTTTTGGGGCCACTGTGACGACAAAGCACCACAACCACCACGCTGTTGCCAATCAACCCCAGAACAAAAACCACAGAGAAGAGGGCTGGAATTAGTGAAAACTGATAATCTGAAGAGATAagtgggcagggagggggcgAGCCCAATGCAGCCGATGAGTTTGTCAGTGCTGTACAGAGGACTTGGAGAGTTTCTCTCGTGGTGACAACCAGGGAGTAGTTGCTCTGCATGCTGGTGCTGGTGGAAAGGGAGGTTCTGCAGGAAATTCATGTGCTAGCAGCACTTTTCTATCACATTGCTCACCTGCAGATCAGAAACCATTTGTTAGACGTGCACTCTGCAGCCGTCTTAGCTCTGGAATCACACAgtcacaataaaataaaaaccatttaaaattatgtcaGTAAGCTGACTGCTGAAATACCAGGCAACCCTGTTGGACTCCTTTCCTCCGTCCCACTGACAGAACACAATTAGCCCTAGGGAGGTCACGGCACTTTTTAATTAGCCTGGCAGAGAagtgagcagctgggttttATCTGTGATTACAGATGGTGCTTCCCGTggccagcagagcagaaagattATTGACTCAGGAGCTGGAGATACTTCAGGAACTTCTGCGACCAAAGGCAGCACCGAAGCTCCTCATGATCCTTTTCTCAGCTTTGTCATACTATTTCCAGCACTCTGCGCAGTTAAAATAATGTAGTAAGGCAGCACTCGCCAGTGGGGATCAGGTACTTCACACCTGAGGGTCTCCTGGGACTTCACAGGCATGAAAGCAGCCTTTTAACAAGGCTATTAGGAAAGCaagctttgacttttttttaattcacaggGCTGCATACAAAGACACTGAAGGGTCTTTGCAAAATGTCATTTACTGTCAGAGTCCTTCTCAAAGCAAATCTGCATCTCCTGCCCTCGTGACGGCTTttaatcagaagagtaaaagaaatattttcaatgtaGATACAAGCAGTAGACAGTCAAGTACTCAGTCCTTGCAGGCATTGGATTTAACAGTAGTATTTGCCATTCATTTAGAAAGATCAGGACTGGGTTTCAGTAGGGGGAAATGTAGCTACAAAACAGCTAAAATAGGAGAGTTAATTGACAGGTCTGTCTTTGTTCCAGTTCAACAGCTTGTGTCTGTACTCTAAGCAGGGCATTTTTCAAACTTTAAGACTTTACGGTTAATAAAGAAGATACCATAgccaaatatttcattttacataatAGAAagacacaatttctttttaattaagtcCTTATGGAACCAGTCAGGCATTTAAGAATTCGCAAGGGGCcctaaaaacaacagaaattttgACCAAGACAAGACAACAGAATTGGGTAATGATCTCTCATTTAACAGAAGGCAACTGatcatttcaaatgtatttttctgtattaacagTTTAGTGTACCGTAGCTTATCATTTGCCTAATGCAAAATATGCAATATGCTACTTTGAATATACtgacaaaaatttaattttaattatattgtcTCAACAATGAAAATTCAATAGGAGAATATTAATGCACATTTCTGCAGAGTGCTGGTATTTAAAGTCCCAAATACTGGATCACAAGCCCATGTTCAGTAGTCAAACACGTCTTAAACCAGaggaaagctttttgtttgGGGACAACAAAGATTCAGGAGAGGCTCTGGAGCCCCATTTCGCCCTTAACTCTTATGTACTGAACCCCTCACTTCAACCTACAGAAGGTGAAATCTCAGAACTAGTCACAAAGCATTATGTATCATCTGACTCTTAATAGAGGGACCACACCATAATTAATTTTAGCTACATTACTGAGAACAAGGTTTCATTGACAAACACGCTCCCTCTCTGCACACAAACAACTGATGGCTTAGAATCTGCTTCTAAACTAGTCAGTCCTACTATTACTTAAGACAAAATGAGGCATTTTATCACAAATTGAATCAAATCAATGGAAATTATGTTCTAacagcagacagaaaacataCCTCTCAAACCTCACATTCGTCCGGATGTAGCTCTGGAATTACATggtccttttttctgttttccttctagtGAGTATCACCACCAGCAATCTGCTCTCTCATATCTTCCGTTTTCCCACTGGGAGACTTTAACCTACATAACTCAAGAACTGAAATATGAACGCCTGccagcttcttttccttttggaagcaAAACAGTTTGAGAACCCCCCTTTCCAAGGCCACGTGAGCACATGCAGTAAATCAGGAGAGAGGAATAAgacaaccaaaaaacaaaagaaagaaagaaagaaagaaaaaggaaattcacaTAAATATCTCTGCggttttctcctgcagctcttgGGCCAGGAGGATATACCCACATGCAACCCCCTTCTGCCCCCCAGGTGTACATGCAACACGTGCGAGCCTCCATGCAAGGATTCATGCATCTGTGAGGGCAGGGGGATTCCCATGCACTCTATGGAGTCCCAGCACTTGCTAACACATTTGAGAGTGGAACAGGCTGTTAGTCCTGGCAGAGCTGACCATAATGTGaaaacacagagacagaaagcagaggaacatCACAGCATTCACACCAGCGTTGCTTGTGTAAGGGGGCTGATCCTGTCTCCCAATTAGTAGGACGGGAAAGCCACTGCCCAAGTCCTTGCAAAGACATGCACGCTGCTTGAACCGAGGAGGGCAGCAGGACAAATCCACGTGGCAGAGAGCAGGCTTGGCTCTGAGGCTGCACTGGGGTAGCACACGACCAAGGCAAGCAGATCGGCAAGGCTGCGTGCTCACGCTGACTTCCCATCCACACAAAACTGAGTTTTTACATCTGCTGCTTCCTCACGTCACACGCTCCGCCTggccccagcctcctccccctGGAAGGCGCTCCAAGGAGGCTCCTGGAGGATAAGCACTGGGGCAAAGTAAGCATCCATAAGCCTTAAACATTTTGCCCTGATACCCTGAGTatctcctctgcagcagcagcctgtctACTGGGGACATGTGTGCTGTGCTCCTCAGGCAAGGCTGCACATGCCAGATGGAAAGC from the Gymnogyps californianus isolate 813 chromosome 9, ASM1813914v2, whole genome shotgun sequence genome contains:
- the AGTR2 gene encoding type-2 angiotensin II receptor; amino-acid sequence: MQSNYSLVVTTRETLQVLCTALTNSSAALGSPPPCPLISSDYQFSLIPALFSVVFVLGLIGNSVVVVVLCRHSGPKTVANIYIFNLAMADLLCLATLPFWATYYAQGYNWLFGSLMCKISSSVLCLNMFASIFFITCMSVDRYHAIVHPIRSQRRTPQQAYFIALVVWGLACLSSLPTFYFRDTHYIESLGVNACIMAFPHENYAKWSVATAFLKNALGFFIPLTVITTCYIWIRRHLLKAREFGKNKQKRDKVLKLVAAVVAAFLISWLPFHILTFLDALAHMNIINNCDVTGIIDTALPFGICMAFANSCINPLLYCFIGNQFQEKLHRLFKRRVYQFNSHQESSSLRKGSCFRDAEIPVGREGGPESLL